The sequence GGGGTATCCGAGCGACGGCGGCGCTCGCGACCGGGTGAGGGTCCGGCGCGGGCTCGCGCCGTGATCGCGAACCCGAACGAGCCCACCGCGACCGAGACGGACGCCTCCAGGCCGTCGCCGCCGCAGGAGACCAGTCGGGCCCCGTTCCGACGGGCGACCTGCTCGGCGAGCGCGCACGGCGTGCCCGGCACCGCACCGGTGAGCGCGTCGGCCGCGCCGAGCGCCGCGGCATCGGCGGCGTTGGCCGCGACCTGGGTCTGCACGAAGACGCTGAGCAGCGGGAGCAGTCCCGCCGTCAGTGCGAGCACCGATCCCACGATCGCGAGCACGAGCACGCTGCCCGAACCACGATCGGAGCGGAGATCGGCGCGACGCGCACGCGTCCGGTGGCGCCCGCACACGCTCAGCCACCCCCGGCGACGGCGCACGATTCCGCGCGGAGCTGGATCGCACCGAGCAGACCGGCGCCGCCGCTCGCGGTGAGCGTCGCGCAGATCAGCGGCGGCTCTTCGCTCGTCGCCAGCCCGGTGCCGCCACCGGCCACCCGGTCGGCGATGGCGTGCGCGACCGCCTCGCTCTCGCCGCGGCCGAGCGCGCGGGCCGCGTCGGCTGCGGCGTCGGTCAACCGCACCTGACGTCCGACGACGACCACCGCACCGAGGCAGAGCGCGAGCACGAGCGTCACCGCGGGAAGTGCGACCGCAAGCTCTGCGGTCACACTCCCCTGTTCGCGGTCAGCCGACCGTGAGCGCATTCCGCACGAGTTCGGTGAGGATGCCGCGCACCTCGTCGCCGCGGAGCAGGACGACGAGCAACCCGGCGAAGCCGACGGCGGCCATGGTCGCGACGGCGTACTCCGCGGTCGCGGCGCCCCGCTCGCCGGCGAGCCGTCGGAGGCAGCGCCGGACGGCGGTGTCTCGGATCGGAGCGCCTGGCGGGGCGGGCGCAGTGAGTTCGGGCATGTGCAGTGTTCCTTTCGGTTGTGGCCGCGCAGCGGCCGGGAGAAC is a genomic window of Agromyces protaetiae containing:
- a CDS encoding Rv3654c family TadE-like protein; its protein translation is MRRRRGWLSVCGRHRTRARRADLRSDRGSGSVLVLAIVGSVLALTAGLLPLLSVFVQTQVAANAADAAALGAADALTGAVPGTPCALAEQVARRNGARLVSCGGDGLEASVSVAVGSFGFAITARARAGPSPGRERRRRSDTPCGRTGPLAHPGSPSGFARPPPDEREMKVRGVTGFLSSGTQATVAGSSPRRPARPGSSSISTISRTPPPATVTRSAAVSMRSPS
- a CDS encoding TadE family type IV pilus minor pilin, coding for MTAELAVALPAVTLVLALCLGAVVVVGRQVRLTDAAADAARALGRGESEAVAHAIADRVAGGGTGLATSEEPPLICATLTASGGAGLLGAIQLRAESCAVAGGG
- a CDS encoding DUF4244 domain-containing protein, translated to MPELTAPAPPGAPIRDTAVRRCLRRLAGERGAATAEYAVATMAAVGFAGLLVVLLRGDEVRGILTELVRNALTVG